One window of the Arthrobacter sp. zg-Y919 genome contains the following:
- a CDS encoding glycosyltransferase: protein MSNAIVERQPDEDSAEQHWSTLQRVILPSLNQLDTVPLYMDTGSATGVQLSTMNGDAKSKPSSPLVSSAPNKEVHAEDFLSRHSTSVRAGERASFGTYFNAFPASYWRRWTNLETVRLRVRTVGTGAVSVYKSSARGALQHVQTQRVTGEEVSTFELSLNPFGDGGWYWFDLVAGSKSFVLEEAEWQAPGEPVKSGTVTLEITTLNKTSFCINNLRILGEHPEALANVKEVLIVDQGTQKVADAEGFAEVEAMLGGKLRIVNQANLGGSGGFARGMYEAVESGSDYVLLLDDDVVMEPESISRLLTFADRCKTPTIVGGHMFDLYNRTVLHTFGETVNSYRFQPDQPHAEMSLGHDFVRSNLRQTSWMHRRVDVDYNGWWMCLIPTQVIRDIGLSLPVFIKWDDAEYGLRAKSAGYPTVSMPGSAVWHVSWIDKDDLVGWQAYFHTRNRMIAALIHSPYEHGGRVVRETGYIDLKHLISMQYYTAQGRVMAMRDLLKGPGHLHELLPTKLPEIRAMAKEFSDSQIQSEPEAFPAPVMHKPPRHGQGFAAPSYATLIPWAAKTVVRQLTKKIPQTSKEHPQAYIAHQDNKWWRMSQYDSAVVSNAEGTGASWYQRDPKQLRVLLAESLRLNAEILKNWQSLSDQYREALPEITSFEAWKSTFEQHSEESK, encoded by the coding sequence GTGAGCAACGCCATAGTGGAACGCCAGCCGGACGAGGACAGTGCAGAGCAGCACTGGTCCACGCTGCAACGCGTCATTCTTCCTTCGCTGAACCAGTTGGACACCGTCCCCCTCTACATGGACACCGGCAGCGCCACGGGCGTGCAGCTGTCCACCATGAACGGCGACGCCAAGTCCAAGCCTTCCAGTCCGCTCGTGTCATCCGCCCCGAACAAGGAAGTGCACGCCGAAGACTTCCTCTCCCGGCATTCCACGTCGGTGCGCGCCGGTGAGCGTGCTTCATTCGGCACCTACTTCAATGCGTTCCCGGCCAGCTACTGGCGCCGCTGGACCAACCTGGAAACCGTCAGGCTGAGGGTCCGGACCGTCGGCACAGGTGCGGTCAGCGTCTACAAGTCCAGTGCGCGCGGCGCCCTCCAGCACGTGCAGACCCAGCGGGTCACGGGGGAGGAAGTCAGCACCTTCGAGTTGAGCCTGAACCCGTTCGGCGACGGCGGCTGGTACTGGTTCGACCTGGTCGCGGGATCCAAGTCCTTTGTCCTGGAGGAAGCGGAATGGCAGGCGCCCGGAGAACCGGTCAAGTCGGGCACCGTCACCCTGGAAATCACGACGCTGAACAAGACGTCGTTCTGCATCAACAACCTGCGCATCCTTGGTGAGCACCCGGAAGCGCTGGCCAACGTCAAGGAAGTCCTGATTGTCGATCAGGGTACCCAGAAGGTTGCCGATGCAGAGGGCTTCGCCGAGGTCGAGGCAATGCTCGGGGGCAAGCTGCGCATCGTCAACCAGGCCAATCTCGGCGGTTCGGGCGGCTTTGCCCGAGGCATGTACGAGGCTGTGGAAAGCGGCAGCGACTATGTGCTGCTGCTGGACGACGACGTCGTGATGGAGCCCGAGAGCATCTCGCGGCTGTTGACCTTCGCCGACAGGTGCAAGACCCCCACCATCGTGGGTGGCCACATGTTCGACCTGTACAACCGCACGGTCCTGCACACCTTCGGCGAGACGGTCAATTCGTACCGTTTCCAGCCCGACCAGCCCCATGCCGAGATGAGCCTGGGCCACGACTTCGTCCGCTCCAATCTGCGCCAGACCTCTTGGATGCACCGCCGGGTGGACGTGGATTACAACGGCTGGTGGATGTGCCTGATCCCCACTCAGGTGATCCGTGACATCGGACTTTCGCTGCCGGTTTTCATCAAGTGGGACGACGCCGAATACGGGCTGCGTGCCAAGAGCGCCGGCTACCCGACGGTCTCGATGCCCGGTTCCGCCGTCTGGCATGTCTCTTGGATCGACAAGGACGACCTTGTCGGCTGGCAGGCCTACTTCCATACCCGCAACCGGATGATCGCGGCGCTGATCCACAGCCCGTACGAGCATGGCGGCCGCGTAGTCCGCGAAACCGGCTACATCGACCTGAAGCACCTGATCTCGATGCAGTACTACACCGCACAGGGACGCGTCATGGCGATGCGCGACCTGCTCAAGGGGCCGGGGCATCTACATGAGCTGCTGCCGACGAAGCTGCCGGAGATCCGCGCGATGGCCAAGGAATTCAGCGATTCGCAGATCCAGTCGGAACCGGAGGCCTTCCCGGCACCGGTCATGCACAAGCCGCCGCGGCACGGCCAGGGCTTCGCGGCGCCGTCCTACGCCACGCTGATTCCTTGGGCCGCCAAGACCGTGGTGCGCCAGCTGACCAAGAAGATTCCGCAGACCAGCAAGGAACACCCGCAGGCCTACATCGCCCACCAGGACAACAAGTGGTGGCGCATGTCCCAGTACGACAGTGCGGTTGTCTCCAATGCTGAAGGTACCGGGGCTTCCTGGTACCAGCGCGACCCGAAGCAGCTGCGTGTCCTGCTGGCGGAAAGCCTCCGCCTCAACGCGGAAATCCTCAAGAACTGGCAGAGCCTCAGCGACCAGTACCGCGAAGCGCTTCCGGAAATCACGTCCTTCGAAGCGTGGAAGAGCACGTTCGAGCAGCACTCGGAAGAGAGTAAATAA
- a CDS encoding ABC transporter ATP-binding protein, with protein sequence MANAIEVHNVNKQFVLRHTRSMKEAFVWLIKGRKGDLSEKFHALKGVSLDIEQGETVALLGLNGSGKSTLLKHISGVMRPDTGTVGTRGRVAGLIEVGAGFHHDLSGRDNVYLNGAILGMTEQEIDEKFDSIVEFSEIGQFIDTEVKFYSSGMYLRLAFSVAVHTDPEVFLVDEILAVGDEPFQKKCIDKIKELAGEGKTLVVVSHDLDLVSRICDRGILLEHGHIVMDGPVHEVVTKLRAG encoded by the coding sequence GTGGCAAATGCCATTGAAGTACATAACGTCAACAAGCAGTTCGTCCTGCGGCACACCCGCTCCATGAAGGAAGCCTTTGTCTGGCTGATCAAGGGCCGCAAGGGTGATCTCTCCGAGAAGTTCCATGCACTCAAAGGCGTCTCCCTGGACATTGAGCAGGGGGAGACGGTCGCGCTGCTGGGCTTGAACGGTTCCGGCAAGTCCACGCTGCTCAAGCACATCTCGGGGGTTATGAGGCCCGATACCGGGACGGTTGGCACCCGTGGACGGGTGGCCGGCCTGATCGAGGTTGGCGCGGGTTTCCACCATGACCTCAGCGGACGGGACAACGTCTACCTGAATGGCGCGATCCTGGGCATGACCGAGCAGGAAATCGACGAAAAGTTCGACTCTATTGTCGAGTTCTCCGAGATCGGCCAGTTCATAGATACCGAGGTCAAGTTCTATTCCTCCGGTATGTACCTCCGGCTGGCGTTCTCGGTCGCCGTGCACACGGATCCCGAGGTCTTCCTTGTGGACGAAATCCTGGCCGTCGGTGACGAACCGTTCCAGAAAAAGTGCATCGACAAGATCAAGGAGCTGGCCGGCGAGGGAAAGACGCTCGTCGTCGTCAGCCACGACCTGGACCTGGTTTCAAGGATCTGTGACCGGGGGATCCTGCTAGAACACGGACACATCGTTATGGACGGTCCTGTGCATGAGGTCGTTACCAAGCTGCGGGCCGGCTAG
- the rfbA gene encoding glucose-1-phosphate thymidylyltransferase RfbA — MRGIILAGGTGSRLHPITLGISKQLVPVYDKPMIYYPLSTLILAGIRDILIITTPHDSEQFKRLLGDGSQFGVSLTYTEQPTPDGLAQAFVLGEDHIGSDTVALVLGDNIFYGHGMGTQLRRFADVDGGAVFGYWVADPTSYGVVEFMPDGTALSLEEKPAVPKSNYAVPGLYFYGNDVIEKAHNLKPSPRGELEITDINKAYLAEGRLQVDILPRGTAWLDTGTFDSLNDASNFIRTVESRQGLKIGAPEEIAWRSGFLTDDELRARAEPLVKSGYGEYLLTLLAQGK; from the coding sequence ATGCGTGGCATCATTCTGGCCGGAGGAACCGGTTCCCGACTCCATCCCATTACCCTGGGCATCAGCAAGCAGCTGGTACCCGTCTACGACAAGCCGATGATCTACTATCCGCTGTCCACCCTCATCCTGGCGGGGATCAGGGACATCCTGATTATCACGACGCCGCATGACTCGGAACAGTTCAAACGTCTCCTTGGCGACGGCTCGCAATTCGGCGTGTCCCTGACCTACACGGAGCAGCCCACACCGGACGGCCTCGCACAGGCATTTGTCCTCGGCGAGGACCACATCGGTTCAGACACCGTGGCCTTGGTGCTGGGCGACAACATCTTCTATGGCCATGGAATGGGAACGCAGCTTCGCCGGTTTGCGGATGTCGATGGCGGCGCCGTGTTCGGCTATTGGGTCGCCGATCCGACGTCCTACGGAGTCGTAGAGTTCATGCCGGATGGCACGGCCCTGTCACTTGAAGAGAAGCCCGCCGTACCGAAGAGCAATTACGCCGTTCCCGGGCTGTATTTCTATGGCAACGACGTTATCGAGAAGGCCCACAATCTGAAGCCGTCCCCCCGAGGCGAGCTGGAAATTACCGACATTAACAAGGCATACCTGGCCGAGGGCCGCCTGCAGGTGGATATCCTGCCGCGCGGCACGGCCTGGCTGGATACCGGAACGTTCGACTCCCTCAACGATGCCTCCAACTTCATCCGCACGGTCGAAAGCCGTCAGGGCTTGAAGATCGGTGCCCCGGAAGAGATTGCCTGGCGCTCGGGATTCCTCACGGACGACGAGCTGCGGGCCCGCGCGGAGCCCCTCGTGAAGAGCGGCTACGGCGAGTATCTGCTGACTCTGCTCGCCCAAGGAAAATAG
- a CDS encoding acyltransferase — protein sequence MSRIDRSAGQLWIGKQFDARNNSLNLIRLLLALVVLVHHSWPLSGSHNEPGFAGDTLGGWAIAGFFVVSGYLITASRYTHGLGDYLVHRVARIMPAFVVCLVVVAAVFAPIGYVAAKGNLDGFFGTGTTPLNYVFSNMGLKMTTYDVAGTPLNVPYAGAWNGSLWSLYYEFVCYLVVAVLGCFAFFRKSPWLMTAAFAGSVLVRANIDTVLPYVQNNFDFRLLFQLLPFFLGGAVVQVWKDRIGIHWLPAVLSILAAVLITAFVPGWGGAASAVFICYGILWISLWLPSPNLIKRNDVSYGLYIYAFPVQQLLAVYGIHELGLLPFTVLATVVAVPLAIASWLLVERPVMRRVRGRRKKAPSASHPEPAPVEASRPAAAAAAAAPTVLNK from the coding sequence GTGTCAAGAATCGATCGTTCAGCAGGTCAGCTCTGGATCGGGAAGCAGTTTGATGCCCGAAACAACAGCCTTAACCTGATCCGCCTGCTGCTTGCGCTGGTTGTTCTGGTGCACCATAGCTGGCCCCTGTCCGGGTCCCATAACGAACCCGGTTTCGCGGGGGACACCCTGGGCGGCTGGGCAATAGCCGGCTTCTTCGTGGTCAGTGGCTACTTGATTACCGCAAGCCGCTACACCCATGGTTTGGGGGACTACCTCGTTCACCGGGTGGCACGGATCATGCCGGCTTTCGTGGTCTGCCTCGTCGTTGTTGCGGCTGTATTTGCGCCCATCGGCTACGTGGCGGCCAAGGGCAACCTGGACGGCTTCTTCGGAACCGGAACCACTCCCTTGAACTATGTCTTCTCCAACATGGGCTTGAAGATGACCACGTACGACGTGGCCGGGACCCCGCTTAACGTCCCCTACGCAGGTGCCTGGAATGGTTCCCTGTGGAGCTTGTACTACGAGTTTGTCTGTTACCTGGTCGTTGCTGTCCTGGGCTGCTTTGCGTTCTTCCGGAAATCCCCCTGGCTGATGACGGCGGCATTTGCAGGCAGCGTCCTGGTCCGGGCGAACATCGACACCGTTTTGCCCTACGTCCAGAACAACTTCGATTTCCGTCTCCTCTTCCAACTGCTGCCCTTCTTCCTGGGCGGTGCAGTGGTACAGGTCTGGAAGGACCGGATCGGTATCCATTGGCTTCCGGCGGTCCTGTCGATCCTTGCCGCCGTCCTGATTACGGCTTTCGTTCCCGGCTGGGGCGGCGCAGCCTCGGCCGTCTTTATCTGCTACGGCATTCTGTGGATTTCCCTTTGGCTCCCGTCCCCGAACCTGATCAAGCGGAACGACGTCTCGTACGGCCTCTATATATATGCCTTCCCCGTGCAGCAGCTGCTTGCCGTTTACGGCATCCATGAGCTGGGTCTGCTGCCGTTCACGGTACTGGCGACCGTGGTGGCCGTTCCGCTGGCCATAGCCAGCTGGCTGCTCGTTGAGCGTCCCGTTATGCGCCGGGTCCGCGGACGCAGGAAGAAAGCTCCTTCTGCCTCTCATCCGGAGCCCGCACCGGTGGAAGCTTCCCGGCCCGCGGCCGCGGCGGCGGCAGCTGCTCCCACGGTCTTGAACAAATGA
- a CDS encoding DUF6541 family protein — MDWLEAIPVILAAAAILFIPGLAVTLALRLRVFDAVALAPLVTITFISVGAMVASLAGISWSIAVPLAGAALVAVLALLVGRRAGVDSPAQRFGRIRGDLLFFTGAAVAFLIIALQVVRVVGSPEAFSQSFDNIFHLNAVHHITETGDASSLTVESMTAGDGPVSFYPAAWHGFMSLIVQLTGAPLTVCISAGNIVLAAMVWPLSALFAVRQLAKLVPAAKVGAGVLVAAFPAFPILLLDFGVIYPNFMALALVPAGLAIAAVVFGQAPEAKFSVKTGVALGALTYPGIAIAHPNGMMTLLLLAVPLVIGAYCFLIGSLRSRGAGARSFILPTVVLAAVLALFAVLWNVIRPPEVAAIWERVETSAQAFGEALLNAPFGRPVALVVSVLAIVGVAACLKNKRLWWLPASYLVSIGVFVIVAGFESTDFRDFVTGVWYNDAYRLAAVLPLVAAPLSILGLNAVLTGLWRRAASRGSLARAVAGLTPRRRTVLTAAAAVAAVAVLLPLTQGRNMDDAVARASSMYALTDDSALVSTDELELMEQLDELVPEDATVAVNPYTGGALAYAFGDRDTTHKHTLDTVSEDIITVEKYLRDADERPEVCAAAAEENVEYVLDLGRKEVHGGDHRYPGIEKLRGSDDFELVKAVGNARLYEFIGC; from the coding sequence ATGGACTGGCTCGAAGCCATCCCTGTGATACTTGCTGCCGCGGCAATCCTCTTTATTCCAGGCCTGGCGGTGACCCTGGCGCTGCGGCTTCGGGTTTTCGACGCCGTGGCGCTTGCCCCGCTGGTGACCATCACCTTTATCAGTGTTGGGGCCATGGTGGCCTCGCTCGCCGGGATCTCCTGGAGCATCGCGGTTCCGCTGGCCGGTGCCGCACTGGTGGCTGTGCTCGCACTGCTGGTCGGCCGCCGGGCTGGCGTGGACTCTCCTGCCCAGCGGTTCGGAAGAATCAGGGGTGACCTGCTGTTCTTCACCGGCGCCGCCGTGGCCTTCCTCATCATCGCCCTGCAGGTGGTCAGGGTTGTCGGAAGTCCTGAGGCTTTTTCCCAGTCGTTTGACAATATCTTCCACCTGAACGCGGTCCACCACATCACCGAAACCGGCGATGCTTCCTCCCTGACGGTTGAATCCATGACCGCTGGCGACGGGCCGGTCTCCTTCTATCCTGCCGCCTGGCACGGCTTCATGTCGCTGATCGTCCAGCTCACGGGCGCCCCTCTGACCGTCTGCATCAGCGCCGGAAACATAGTCCTCGCCGCCATGGTCTGGCCGCTTTCCGCTCTTTTCGCTGTTCGCCAGTTGGCCAAACTCGTGCCAGCGGCAAAGGTGGGCGCCGGCGTCCTGGTTGCAGCTTTCCCGGCTTTCCCCATCCTCCTGCTCGACTTCGGAGTCATTTATCCGAATTTCATGGCACTGGCGCTGGTTCCTGCCGGCCTGGCCATTGCCGCCGTCGTTTTCGGTCAGGCGCCCGAAGCGAAATTCAGTGTCAAAACCGGCGTTGCCCTGGGCGCGCTTACCTACCCGGGAATCGCCATCGCCCACCCCAACGGCATGATGACCCTGCTTCTGCTCGCTGTCCCCTTGGTGATTGGCGCCTATTGCTTCCTGATAGGTTCGCTGCGTTCACGCGGTGCCGGCGCCCGGTCGTTCATCCTGCCCACCGTGGTGTTAGCAGCCGTTCTGGCGTTGTTCGCGGTCCTGTGGAACGTTATCCGTCCGCCCGAAGTGGCTGCGATTTGGGAGCGGGTGGAGACCTCTGCCCAAGCCTTCGGCGAAGCACTTCTCAATGCACCCTTTGGGCGGCCTGTAGCCCTTGTGGTGAGTGTGCTGGCCATTGTCGGTGTTGCGGCCTGTTTGAAAAACAAGCGGCTGTGGTGGCTCCCGGCGTCCTACCTGGTGTCCATCGGTGTCTTCGTCATCGTTGCCGGGTTTGAAAGCACGGACTTCCGGGATTTCGTGACGGGTGTCTGGTACAACGACGCTTACCGCCTTGCCGCGGTCCTGCCTCTTGTTGCCGCTCCCCTGTCCATTCTGGGCCTCAACGCCGTGCTTACCGGGCTCTGGCGCCGTGCCGCTTCCCGGGGCTCCCTTGCAAGAGCCGTTGCCGGGCTGACCCCGCGCAGGCGTACGGTTCTTACCGCAGCCGCAGCTGTAGCTGCCGTGGCCGTCCTTCTTCCGCTAACGCAGGGCCGAAACATGGATGACGCCGTGGCGCGTGCCAGCAGCATGTATGCCCTCACAGACGACTCTGCCCTCGTCTCGACCGACGAGCTCGAACTCATGGAGCAGCTGGACGAACTGGTCCCCGAAGATGCCACTGTGGCAGTCAATCCCTACACCGGCGGTGCGCTGGCGTATGCCTTCGGTGACAGGGATACCACGCACAAGCACACCCTCGACACCGTCAGTGAAGACATCATCACGGTGGAGAAGTACCTTCGCGACGCCGACGAGCGGCCGGAGGTCTGCGCCGCCGCGGCGGAAGAGAACGTCGAGTACGTACTGGACCTTGGCCGGAAGGAAGTCCACGGCGGCGACCACCGGTACCCCGGGATTGAGAAGCTGCGCGGATCGGACGACTTTGAGCTGGTGAAGGCTGTGGGTAACGCCCGGCTGTACGAGTTCATCGGCTGCTGA
- a CDS encoding DUF2304 domain-containing protein, with amino-acid sequence MAIIAAFALPLIILVFVLDLLRRKKLREKYAALWLIVGFLILILAWFPYLLGVAAGLLGVQVPSNLLFAISIVFLLGVLLHLSVEISEVEDETRTLAEEVAILRVQVEKLSCSQDNGSAASADQP; translated from the coding sequence CTTGCCCCTGATCATCCTTGTTTTCGTCCTGGATCTGCTGCGCAGGAAGAAGCTCCGCGAAAAGTACGCGGCGTTATGGCTGATCGTGGGATTCCTCATCCTGATCCTGGCCTGGTTCCCCTACCTTCTGGGCGTGGCAGCCGGGCTGCTTGGCGTCCAGGTGCCATCCAACCTGCTCTTCGCAATCAGCATCGTCTTCCTCCTTGGCGTCCTGCTCCACCTTTCGGTGGAAATCTCCGAGGTCGAAGACGAAACCCGCACCCTGGCTGAAGAAGTCGCCATCCTGCGCGTCCAGGTTGAGAAGCTGTCGTGCTCGCAGGACAACGGATCCGCGGCCTCCGCCGACCAGCCGTAG
- a CDS encoding ABC transporter permease, which yields MSLATGALETPGRGAGLADIVRSRFLLKLLVSKELKVRYRGSILGLLWSYVKPGVQFVVFYIALGVFLNQEQSDRNPDGLPNYAIYLFSGIVLINFFTEALSNASRSIVGNGGLIKKIYLPRQLFPVASVWVSGVHFVPQIVILLIACLFNGWRPSLLQLAAAAAGFIIVALLATGLGLLFGAVNVYFRDAENLVDMLLMIATWASPVLYSWQMVHRTLGETYFNLYQLNPITVGVEAFHYAFWLPTTDGAEGIPPHLLSMWIPVALAISAAVLLLGQLVFRRLEGRFAQEL from the coding sequence ATAAGCTTGGCCACCGGTGCACTGGAAACCCCCGGGCGGGGAGCGGGACTGGCGGACATAGTCCGCTCCCGCTTCCTGCTGAAGCTCCTCGTTTCCAAGGAACTGAAGGTCCGCTACCGCGGATCCATCCTCGGACTCCTGTGGTCCTACGTGAAACCAGGCGTGCAGTTCGTTGTCTTCTACATTGCCCTGGGCGTTTTCCTGAACCAGGAGCAGAGCGACCGCAATCCAGACGGGCTGCCCAACTACGCGATCTACCTGTTCTCGGGCATTGTCCTAATCAACTTCTTCACTGAGGCGCTAAGCAACGCATCCCGGTCCATCGTTGGAAACGGTGGGCTGATCAAGAAGATCTACCTGCCGCGGCAGCTCTTTCCTGTCGCGTCGGTCTGGGTCTCCGGGGTGCACTTCGTTCCGCAGATCGTCATTCTGTTGATCGCATGCCTTTTCAACGGATGGCGCCCCTCCCTGCTCCAGCTGGCGGCCGCGGCCGCGGGATTCATCATCGTGGCATTGCTTGCCACGGGGCTGGGGCTGCTGTTCGGGGCTGTGAACGTCTACTTCCGTGATGCCGAGAACCTCGTGGACATGCTGCTGATGATCGCGACCTGGGCCTCGCCGGTGCTGTATTCCTGGCAGATGGTGCACCGCACGCTGGGGGAGACGTACTTCAACCTCTACCAGTTGAACCCGATCACTGTGGGCGTGGAAGCCTTCCACTACGCGTTCTGGCTGCCAACCACGGACGGTGCGGAGGGTATTCCCCCGCACCTGCTGTCCATGTGGATACCCGTCGCCCTGGCCATATCGGCAGCGGTCCTGCTGCTTGGCCAGCTCGTTTTCCGTCGCCTTGAAGGCCGTTTCGCGCAGGAGCTGTGA
- a CDS encoding NAD-dependent epimerase/dehydratase family protein: MNTAQTPKAGTVLVTGGAGFIGCSISQALVESFDRVVVIDSLHPQIHPSAERPAELAPGAELFVGDITVAADLDRLLEDVTPDVVIHLAAETGTGQSLEESTRHAMTNVVGTSTVLDALNRHKKLPRRIVLTSSRAVYGEGAWRRAGSGELFYPGQRTSETLEASQWDFPDAEPTAMKAEEIFPAPVSVYGATKLAQENMIQAWAKSYGVETAILRLQNVYGPGQSLINPYTGIMSLFCRIAKSGKSIPLYEDGDVRRDFILIDDIATAVVAAATSASVPSRILDIGSGEFQTIGTAAALIAAHYGAPEPHVTGQFRQGDVRHAWADVQAAGAELGWKPRYTLEEGIDRLARWIDDQPNVQPV; the protein is encoded by the coding sequence GTGAATACCGCACAGACCCCTAAAGCAGGCACGGTCCTGGTCACCGGCGGCGCGGGGTTTATTGGCTGCTCCATCTCCCAGGCACTGGTCGAGTCCTTCGACCGCGTGGTAGTCATTGACAGCCTCCACCCCCAGATCCATCCTTCGGCCGAGAGGCCTGCAGAGCTCGCACCCGGTGCAGAGCTGTTCGTTGGAGACATCACCGTGGCTGCGGATCTGGACCGTCTCCTTGAAGACGTCACCCCCGACGTCGTCATCCATCTGGCAGCCGAAACCGGCACCGGCCAGTCCCTGGAGGAATCGACACGGCATGCCATGACCAATGTGGTGGGTACCTCCACCGTGCTGGATGCGCTCAACCGCCACAAGAAGCTTCCGCGCCGGATTGTCCTGACCAGCAGCCGTGCCGTTTACGGCGAGGGTGCCTGGCGCCGGGCTGGGTCCGGCGAGCTGTTCTACCCGGGCCAGCGCACCAGCGAAACGCTGGAAGCGAGCCAGTGGGACTTCCCCGACGCCGAACCTACCGCCATGAAGGCAGAGGAGATTTTCCCGGCACCGGTCAGCGTCTACGGCGCGACCAAGCTGGCGCAGGAAAACATGATCCAGGCATGGGCCAAGTCGTACGGCGTAGAGACCGCCATCCTCCGCCTGCAGAACGTCTATGGACCCGGCCAGTCGCTCATCAACCCTTACACGGGAATCATGTCGCTCTTCTGCCGCATCGCGAAGTCCGGCAAGTCCATTCCGTTGTACGAGGACGGCGACGTTCGACGCGACTTCATCCTGATCGATGATATTGCTACCGCCGTTGTTGCCGCGGCCACCTCAGCCTCGGTACCGTCCCGGATCCTGGACATCGGCTCCGGAGAGTTCCAGACGATCGGCACGGCCGCAGCACTCATTGCTGCCCATTACGGCGCGCCCGAGCCCCACGTCACCGGACAGTTCCGCCAAGGCGATGTCCGCCATGCCTGGGCCGATGTGCAGGCTGCCGGCGCCGAACTGGGCTGGAAGCCCCGGTACACCCTCGAGGAGGGCATTGACCGCCTGGCACGCTGGATCGACGACCAGCCCAACGTCCAGCCGGTCTAG
- a CDS encoding glycosyltransferase, protein MPLDIFIPYWGDPDYMMDTVQSVLAQTSDDWLLTVVDDAYPDTTVRDYFAGVEDPRIKYIRKESNEGITANYRTCVSMATQEVITILGSDDVLLPNYVETILEAHKRYPKAAVIQPGVQVIDESGALTRTLTDSVKQNVVRPRAGEYRILSGEALAANLLHGDWLYWPALAFRTDKIRDVEFRDGFPIIQDLALVMDMVFRGEQLLLVSTECFAYRRHTASASSSKLVDGSRFAGEREYFELAATQADELGWSRAKRAAMLRLTSRAHALTLLPKALLNRNTAAAKVLLRHSFGR, encoded by the coding sequence ATGCCACTTGATATCTTCATTCCCTACTGGGGCGATCCTGATTACATGATGGACACCGTCCAGAGCGTCCTCGCGCAAACGAGCGACGACTGGCTGCTCACGGTAGTGGACGACGCCTATCCGGACACCACCGTGCGGGACTACTTTGCCGGCGTCGAGGATCCGCGGATTAAGTACATTCGAAAAGAGTCCAACGAGGGCATCACTGCCAACTACCGGACGTGCGTCTCCATGGCGACACAGGAAGTCATCACCATCCTGGGGTCGGACGACGTCTTGCTGCCGAATTATGTCGAGACGATCCTCGAAGCCCATAAGCGTTATCCCAAGGCCGCAGTCATTCAGCCGGGCGTCCAGGTCATAGACGAGTCCGGTGCCCTCACCCGCACCCTTACGGACAGTGTGAAGCAGAACGTGGTGCGGCCCCGGGCTGGTGAATACCGGATCCTCTCCGGAGAAGCACTTGCAGCGAACCTCCTGCATGGAGACTGGCTGTACTGGCCGGCCCTTGCCTTCCGGACCGACAAAATCCGTGACGTGGAGTTCCGGGACGGATTCCCGATCATCCAGGACCTCGCCCTGGTCATGGACATGGTCTTCCGGGGGGAGCAGCTGCTGCTTGTCTCGACCGAGTGCTTCGCCTACCGGCGCCATACCGCCAGCGCTTCATCGTCCAAGCTCGTCGACGGCTCCCGTTTCGCAGGCGAGAGGGAATACTTCGAGCTTGCCGCCACCCAGGCTGACGAGTTGGGCTGGTCCCGGGCCAAGCGTGCAGCCATGCTGCGCTTGACGTCCAGGGCACACGCCCTGACATTGCTGCCCAAAGCTCTTCTGAACCGCAACACCGCAGCCGCCAAGGTCCTCCTCCGCCATAGTTTTGGCCGCTGA